A region of Clostridium acetobutylicum ATCC 824 DNA encodes the following proteins:
- a CDS encoding glycosyltransferase family 2 protein: METPLVSIVSICWNRKDEICESLNNIRKIDYESLEIIVVDNGSTDGTVEKIEEDFKEVKLIKMPKNAGIEAYNVGFKSAAGEYIVILDDDSFPEKNSIKRMVKKFQKDDKLGMVAFDVRNYYNYDEVKKIDTEETSNDTAAESDEYIMAFNGAGAGVRTEVLKKAGFYPEEFFLYWNEQDTAFRILDMGYKIKFFADVIAYHKYSPKNRASWRAPFYYTRNAFFLVWKNYSTKAALKKTIELIYDCFYYSMEQKTNIYLKAMWNAFMNFNKIKGKRKVVDKYIEENLRIPLNVSFTFYK; this comes from the coding sequence ATGGAGACTCCATTAGTTAGTATTGTAAGTATTTGTTGGAATAGAAAAGATGAAATATGTGAAAGTCTTAATAATATAAGAAAAATAGATTATGAGTCTTTAGAGATAATAGTTGTTGATAATGGATCTACGGATGGAACTGTAGAAAAAATAGAGGAAGATTTTAAAGAGGTAAAGCTTATAAAAATGCCTAAAAACGCAGGAATAGAGGCATATAATGTTGGATTTAAAAGTGCTGCGGGAGAGTACATAGTAATACTTGATGATGATTCCTTCCCTGAAAAAAATTCTATTAAAAGAATGGTCAAAAAGTTTCAAAAGGATGATAAGCTTGGTATGGTGGCCTTTGATGTGAGAAATTACTATAATTATGATGAGGTTAAGAAAATTGATACAGAAGAAACTAGTAATGATACAGCAGCTGAATCTGATGAGTATATTATGGCTTTTAATGGAGCTGGAGCAGGTGTTAGAACTGAAGTACTTAAAAAAGCGGGTTTTTATCCAGAGGAATTTTTTCTATACTGGAATGAACAGGATACAGCTTTTAGAATATTAGATATGGGATATAAAATAAAGTTTTTTGCTGATGTTATAGCGTATCATAAGTATTCACCTAAAAATAGAGCTTCCTGGAGGGCGCCTTTTTATTATACAAGAAATGCTTTTTTTCTTGTATGGAAAAATTATTCTACAAAAGCAGCTTTAAAGAAAACTATAGAACTTATATATGATTGTTTTTATTATTCAATGGAGCAAAAAACTAATATATATTTAAAGGCAATGTGGAATGCTTTCATGAATTTTAATAAAATAAAGGGAAAAAGGAAGGTTGTTGATAAGTACATTGAGGAAAATCTAAGGATTCCCTTAAATGTTTCATTTACCTTTTATAAATAA
- the glf gene encoding UDP-galactopyranose mutase — protein MFDYLIVGCGFSGAVSARLLAEKGKKILIVDKRNHIGGNAYDYYDDNGILVHKYGPHIFHTNSKRVWEFLSRFTKWYLYQHKVLSYVDGRLVPMPINVDTVNQLYGTNYSNDTISEFFDKVREKDIEINNARDMVVTKVGSQLYKMFFEGYTKKQWGIMPEELEKEVTARIPIRTNRDDRYFTNVYQGLPLDGYTKMFENMLNHENIHIMLNTDYKFIKSEIQYKSLIYTGCADEFFDYKFGRLPYRSINFEFETLNQDYYQKVGTVNYPNDYDFTRITEFKHLTGQKCYNTTIVREYSCSDGEPYYPVPQSKNQKLYLEYKKQVENLENAYFLGRLGQYRYMNMDVVVDEAIKLVDKLK, from the coding sequence ATGTTTGATTATTTAATAGTTGGTTGTGGATTTTCAGGGGCTGTTTCTGCAAGGCTTTTAGCTGAAAAGGGAAAAAAAATTTTAATTGTGGATAAAAGAAATCATATAGGTGGGAATGCCTATGATTATTATGATGATAATGGCATACTCGTACATAAATATGGCCCTCATATTTTTCACACAAATAGCAAAAGGGTATGGGAGTTCTTATCTAGATTTACTAAATGGTATCTTTATCAGCATAAGGTTTTATCTTATGTAGATGGAAGACTTGTACCTATGCCAATTAATGTGGATACTGTAAACCAGCTTTATGGTACAAATTATTCTAATGATACTATTAGTGAGTTTTTTGATAAAGTAAGAGAAAAGGATATTGAAATAAATAATGCTAGAGATATGGTAGTGACTAAGGTTGGGTCTCAGCTTTATAAAATGTTCTTTGAAGGCTACACAAAAAAGCAGTGGGGAATTATGCCGGAAGAGCTAGAAAAAGAAGTTACAGCTAGAATTCCTATAAGAACAAATAGAGATGACAGATATTTTACTAATGTATATCAGGGGCTGCCACTTGATGGGTATACAAAGATGTTTGAAAATATGCTTAATCATGAAAATATACATATAATGCTTAATACAGATTATAAATTTATAAAAAGTGAAATTCAGTATAAAAGTCTTATATATACTGGATGTGCAGATGAGTTTTTTGATTATAAATTTGGAAGACTGCCTTATAGATCAATAAACTTTGAATTTGAAACTCTAAACCAAGATTATTATCAAAAGGTTGGTACGGTTAACTATCCTAATGATTATGATTTTACTAGAATAACAGAATTTAAACATCTTACAGGGCAAAAATGTTATAACACTACTATAGTAAGAGAATATTCATGTTCTGATGGTGAACCTTATTATCCAGTACCTCAGAGTAAAAATCAAAAGCTTTATTTAGAATATAAGAAGCAAGTAGAGAATCTAGAAAATGCTTATTTTTTAGGAAGGCTTGGGCAATATAGATATATGAATATGGATGTAGTTGTAGATGAAGCCATAAAGCTTGTTGATAAGCTTAAATAG
- a CDS encoding flagellin, translating to MRINHNMAALSLFYEQKSVEGQQATSLERISSGLKINSAKDGPAALEKSEKMRMQIRGMQMAARNVQDGISMFQTAEGGMSNVSDMLQRMRDLVLESGDSSKTDSDKKNIQLEIDEIKNGINDITKNTNFNGKPLLASNEKSEITIGNNVGETVQFSFYDLSSESLGQKDANGNVTSSIRNVNLQADSLNANLATIDSALSTVLDARAQYGAIENRFEDTYNNLNSFSEGVQQAESDIRDSDVADEMITYTKTGVLMNAGDAMLAQANQLPKDILNILSSIRK from the coding sequence GTGAGGATAAATCATAATATGGCGGCATTGTCGCTTTTCTATGAACAAAAAAGTGTTGAAGGGCAGCAGGCTACTTCTCTAGAAAGAATTAGTTCAGGACTAAAAATAAATAGTGCAAAAGACGGTCCAGCAGCTTTAGAAAAAAGTGAAAAAATGAGAATGCAAATTAGAGGAATGCAAATGGCAGCTAGAAATGTTCAAGATGGCATTAGCATGTTTCAGACAGCAGAAGGTGGAATGAGTAATGTATCAGATATGCTTCAAAGAATGAGAGATCTTGTTCTTGAATCTGGAGATTCTAGCAAAACTGATTCAGACAAAAAGAATATACAGCTTGAAATTGACGAAATAAAAAATGGAATAAACGATATTACTAAAAATACTAACTTTAATGGCAAACCTCTTTTGGCTTCTAATGAAAAAAGTGAAATTACTATAGGAAATAATGTAGGAGAGACTGTACAGTTTTCTTTTTATGATTTAAGTTCTGAAAGTTTAGGGCAGAAGGATGCAAATGGAAATGTAACAAGTAGTATTAGGAATGTAAATCTCCAAGCAGATTCTCTAAATGCTAATCTTGCTACAATTGATAGTGCTCTTTCAACTGTTTTAGATGCAAGAGCTCAGTATGGCGCTATCGAAAATAGATTTGAAGATACCTATAATAACTTAAATAGCTTTTCAGAGGGAGTTCAACAAGCAGAAAGCGATATTAGAGATTCAGATGTTGCGGATGAAATGATTACATATACTAAAACGGGTGTTCTTATGAACGCTGGTGACGCAATGCTTGCTCAAGCAAATCAACTTCCGAAAGACATCTTAAATATATTAAGTAGTATTAGGAAGTAA
- a CDS encoding motility associated factor glycosyltransferase family protein, with product MNIITFNTVMGCRDISEINAVIEESLDNKNILKLDNKYIGNRENVQEDINSFIKKLNIENTESDFVIFGLGCGEHILKLINMNLKKMRILIVEPREDVISRFLKLNYANKIIDDDRIYLYLYNEEDLNGILSLFLDEFNISNTKCGVFANYADTYYEEISNLYKSYIDIQNSLLVNMGTHIVHSRHFFSSYMNNLKFIQKSTIINHFKNIYKGMPAVIVSAGPSLSKNIDLLKDYQSKFIVITGGRTLKLLLDKGIRPDFVCVIDPDEPAFEIMKDALDCTVPIIYSEFTNYKVIKNYKGDKIFFTDTGVNDASKDFFEKDIDNLYEGGSVAHVCASLAEYIGCNRIIFVGQDFAYTNDVTCDLNVGGNSNIKNFFYVDDVYGGKVKTDRTLYFYKKAMEEFIQVKKHVDFINCTEGGANIEGAPLIKFKDALEKFGESIKNTEAVSNIIKSNNVLMDDDNMRIKLDGIRQNIKVISSMCTSAVEQYNSYLAFGGKSESDKDFLAHNFNLTNECIFSMASSFKFINVLLSPAIINILGNPNFREKKGMKSEEKLKIKFERNLILYNNIIEAAKEFMKY from the coding sequence ATGAATATAATAACGTTTAATACTGTAATGGGATGTAGAGACATTTCAGAAATTAATGCAGTTATTGAAGAAAGCTTGGATAATAAAAATATACTTAAGTTAGATAATAAGTATATTGGAAATAGAGAAAACGTTCAGGAAGACATAAATTCATTTATAAAAAAATTAAATATAGAAAATACAGAAAGTGACTTTGTAATATTTGGACTTGGATGCGGAGAACATATTTTAAAGCTTATAAATATGAACTTGAAAAAAATGAGAATTTTGATTGTAGAACCAAGAGAAGATGTTATATCGAGATTTTTAAAATTAAATTATGCGAACAAGATAATAGATGATGATAGAATTTATTTGTACTTATATAATGAAGAAGATTTAAATGGAATACTTAGTTTGTTTCTAGATGAATTCAATATATCGAATACAAAGTGTGGTGTTTTTGCTAATTATGCAGATACATACTATGAAGAAATATCTAATCTTTATAAAAGTTATATAGACATTCAAAATAGTTTACTTGTAAATATGGGAACACATATAGTTCATTCAAGACATTTTTTTAGTTCCTATATGAATAATTTAAAGTTCATTCAGAAAAGTACAATAATAAATCATTTTAAAAATATTTATAAGGGTATGCCGGCAGTTATTGTTTCAGCAGGCCCCTCACTTTCTAAAAATATAGATTTACTGAAGGATTATCAAAGTAAGTTTATCGTTATAACGGGAGGAAGGACGCTTAAGCTTTTATTAGATAAGGGAATAAGGCCTGATTTTGTGTGCGTTATAGATCCTGATGAACCTGCGTTTGAAATTATGAAGGATGCCCTTGATTGTACAGTACCCATAATTTACTCTGAATTTACAAATTACAAGGTAATTAAGAACTATAAGGGAGATAAAATTTTTTTCACGGATACGGGGGTCAATGATGCCTCTAAAGATTTTTTTGAGAAGGATATAGATAACTTGTATGAAGGGGGATCTGTTGCACATGTGTGTGCTTCTTTAGCAGAATATATTGGCTGTAATAGGATAATATTTGTAGGTCAAGATTTTGCGTATACTAATGATGTAACTTGTGATTTGAATGTTGGTGGAAATAGTAACATAAAAAATTTCTTCTATGTTGATGATGTGTATGGGGGAAAGGTAAAAACCGATAGAACACTTTATTTTTATAAGAAGGCAATGGAGGAATTTATACAAGTAAAAAAACATGTGGACTTCATAAATTGTACAGAGGGTGGAGCAAATATAGAAGGAGCACCACTTATTAAATTTAAGGATGCACTAGAAAAATTCGGCGAAAGTATAAAGAATACAGAAGCTGTAAGTAATATAATAAAAAGTAATAATGTGCTTATGGATGATGATAATATGCGCATTAAACTGGATGGAATTAGACAAAATATAAAAGTAATAAGCAGTATGTGCACTTCTGCAGTAGAACAGTATAATAGTTATTTGGCATTTGGAGGAAAAAGTGAGAGTGATAAGGATTTTTTAGCACATAATTTTAATCTGACGAATGAGTGTATATTTAGTATGGCTAGCAGCTTTAAATTTATAAATGTGCTTTTGTCTCCGGCAATAATAAATATACTTGGTAATCCTAATTTTAGAGAAAAAAAAGGTATGAAAAGTGAAGAAAAACTTAAAATAAAATTTGAAAGAAATCTTATACTATATAATAATATAATAGAGGCTGCAAAGGAGTTTATGAAATATTGA
- a CDS encoding glycosyltransferase family 2 protein, with the protein MKELSIVICNYNKKEYVLNCIDSVLNSSYRDLDIYVVDNASEDGSVEAIKDKFKDKVMLISNTENLGGSGGFNTGIREVLKKDYKYVMLLDNDVILDKEAINNSYRYLEKNDDTAVVGSKIYSMDNRDKIQEMGAKIDFENFYINPFYKGYIDFIELPEVVECDYVPACSMMVRIEALRRVGIMDEDNFIYWDDIEWGYRFKKAGYKVVTYGKSKVWHKMGVAQKTNTFGTYYFWRNRIRFFAKYIEENRIKDFCLRIFDEIFQAIYSCNYIGKYSSARTIIAAVEDALNDVRGKASQDKILEIEKVKDRFGELIENKNKIALTGDSNIEVLRNIVNKIKATNSETEINLISGNVKNIKQQFEEYKVLSLKSESLKKYETVIKICNHIFDMRNELSNNLIYVDKFFNVIVSGDDRKYIENYDNTYSLMKNIWYPNLLSKMRVLNRKLNK; encoded by the coding sequence ATGAAAGAATTATCTATAGTAATTTGTAATTACAATAAAAAGGAATATGTATTAAACTGTATAGACTCAGTTCTAAATTCATCATATAGGGATTTAGATATTTATGTGGTGGATAATGCATCAGAAGACGGCTCAGTAGAAGCTATAAAAGATAAATTTAAGGATAAAGTAATGTTGATTAGTAATACTGAAAACTTAGGCGGATCTGGTGGATTTAATACAGGAATAAGGGAAGTATTGAAGAAGGACTATAAGTATGTCATGCTTTTAGACAATGACGTTATTTTAGATAAAGAGGCTATAAACAATTCATATAGATATTTAGAAAAAAATGACGACACTGCTGTAGTAGGTTCAAAAATATATTCAATGGATAACAGAGATAAGATTCAAGAAATGGGAGCGAAAATTGATTTTGAAAATTTTTATATTAACCCATTTTACAAAGGTTACATTGATTTTATTGAACTTCCAGAAGTGGTTGAGTGTGATTATGTACCGGCTTGTTCTATGATGGTAAGGATTGAAGCCCTAAGAAGAGTTGGCATAATGGATGAAGATAATTTTATATATTGGGATGATATAGAATGGGGATATAGATTTAAAAAAGCTGGATACAAGGTTGTGACCTATGGAAAATCAAAAGTATGGCATAAAATGGGGGTAGCTCAGAAAACAAATACTTTTGGAACATATTATTTTTGGCGCAATAGGATTCGCTTTTTTGCTAAGTATATTGAAGAAAATAGAATTAAGGATTTTTGTCTCAGAATATTTGATGAAATTTTTCAGGCGATTTATTCCTGTAATTATATTGGTAAATACAGCAGTGCTAGAACTATAATTGCAGCAGTAGAAGATGCATTAAATGACGTTAGAGGAAAGGCTAGTCAGGATAAAATATTAGAAATTGAAAAGGTTAAAGATAGGTTTGGAGAGTTAATTGAAAATAAAAATAAAATAGCTCTTACAGGAGATTCTAATATAGAAGTACTTAGAAATATTGTAAATAAGATTAAAGCGACAAACAGTGAAACTGAAATAAATTTGATTTCAGGTAATGTAAAGAATATTAAGCAGCAGTTTGAGGAATATAAAGTACTAAGTTTAAAAAGTGAAAGCTTAAAAAAATATGAGACAGTAATTAAAATTTGCAATCATATATTTGATATGAGAAATGAGCTTTCAAATAATTTGATTTATGTGGATAAATTCTTTAATGTAATAGTTTCAGGGGATGATAGAAAATACATAGAAAACTATGATAATACATATAGTTTGATGAAGAATATATGGTATCCTAATTTGTTAAGTAAAATGAGAGTATTAAACAGAAAATTGAATAAGTAG